One part of the Bradyrhizobium sp. CB1650 genome encodes these proteins:
- a CDS encoding extracellular solute-binding protein, translating into MSGINRRSLMAMSVLGATMGLRGAPAQATPNGYPENYQKIIEDAQREGSLLIYSIMSPENWRPVIEGFNKLYPKIKVETLDLPASRESFERYLAERSTNSRTCDLIATADPGGWIDFQQRGEILDYASPEAEAWPDWSKPFPGVYTVSSDPMALIWNNTLVPEAKRPKTLAEFVELAVSNEKAWRNRVTSYGVHQTTFGYGISYAFVKKHGEKAWDWFAQLAKLSPRFERSGGPMTEKVTSGEYVTGWFVSAITFWPRLNDPARARILGWSFIGDGQPVVLRGVAIPKGSKNVNAAKLMLDYIISEDGQRAFGRGGLTPARPGVKPGDGIRHTYSSIVQAVGEQNICYIGYDRDAVRDYDTFLARWKKTFNVA; encoded by the coding sequence ATGTCGGGCATCAACCGTAGAAGCTTGATGGCAATGTCGGTCTTGGGGGCCACGATGGGGCTTCGCGGCGCTCCAGCCCAAGCGACCCCGAACGGATATCCTGAGAATTATCAAAAGATTATCGAGGACGCCCAGCGCGAAGGAAGCCTCCTCATCTATTCGATCATGTCGCCTGAAAACTGGCGGCCGGTGATCGAGGGGTTCAACAAGCTCTATCCGAAGATCAAGGTGGAGACGCTTGATCTCCCCGCGTCCCGCGAGAGCTTCGAGCGCTATCTTGCTGAGCGCAGCACGAACAGCCGCACCTGCGATCTCATCGCGACGGCCGATCCGGGCGGATGGATCGACTTCCAGCAGCGAGGGGAAATCCTCGACTACGCTTCACCCGAAGCCGAGGCGTGGCCGGACTGGTCCAAGCCGTTTCCCGGGGTTTACACGGTTTCCTCCGATCCAATGGCGCTGATCTGGAACAACACGTTGGTGCCGGAGGCGAAGCGGCCGAAGACTCTTGCCGAGTTCGTGGAGCTCGCAGTTTCGAATGAGAAAGCCTGGCGCAATCGCGTTACGAGCTATGGCGTCCATCAAACGACCTTTGGCTACGGCATCAGCTACGCGTTCGTCAAAAAGCATGGTGAGAAGGCATGGGACTGGTTCGCGCAGCTCGCAAAGCTTTCGCCGCGCTTCGAGCGCTCGGGCGGCCCGATGACCGAAAAGGTCACGTCCGGCGAGTATGTCACGGGCTGGTTCGTTTCAGCCATCACCTTTTGGCCGCGTCTCAATGATCCGGCGCGGGCGCGCATCCTCGGCTGGAGCTTCATCGGCGATGGTCAGCCGGTCGTGCTGCGCGGCGTGGCCATTCCGAAGGGGTCGAAAAACGTCAACGCTGCAAAGTTGATGCTCGACTACATCATCTCCGAAGATGGCCAGCGTGCGTTCGGGCGAGGTGGCCTGACCCCGGCGCGTCCAGGAGTAAAGCCAGGCGACGGCATTCGCCACACGTATTCGTCGATCGTTCAGGCCGTCGGAGAGCAGAACATCTGCTACATCGGTTACGACCGCGACGCTGTGCGGGATTACGACACCTTCCTGGCGCGTTGGAAAAAAACGTTCAATGTCGCTTGA
- a CDS encoding formate dehydrogenase subunit alpha, with protein MLIKRTHQHSGSDRRGSVADALAGQAGGLDRRTFLRRSGLAGGALAALGVMPMSGVRKAEAAVAGPLTAGAAVRKSICTHCSVGCTVTAEVLNGVWIGQEPSWESPINRGSHCAKGASVRELVHSERRLRYPMKLVNGQWTRVAWETAIDEIGDKIVEVREKSGPDSVYWLGSAKMTNEGAYLFRKLGAFWGTNNTDHQARICHSTTVTGVANTWGYGAMTNSYNDIRNAKTQVVLGGNPAEAHPVSLQHLLEGKELQRANFIVIDPRMTRTAAHATEYVRMRPGTDIPVLYGMMWHILNNGWEDKEFIQQRVYGFDDLRKEVEKWTPEEVERVSGIPGEQLKRVAKMFATEKPATLIWAMGQTQKTVGTANVRASCIALLMTGNVGKAGAGANIFRGHDNVQGATDVGLDIVTLPFYYGLAEGAWKHWSRVWEVDYDYLKSRFDSKQIMETPGIPLTRWFEAVTLPKDQVAQKDNVRAVFVQGHASNSITRIPESLKGLKALELLVIADPHPTTWASLSVEAGRKDGVYILPVATQFECKGSRVASNRSLQWGEQIVKPVFESKDDLEVIYLMAKKLGFADKMFKNIKVEGNLPEAEDVLREMNRGSWSTGYCGQSPERLKAHMKNQSKFDMLTMRAPKDDPEVGGDYYGLPWPCWGSPEVKHPGTPLLYNTNLHVMDGGGTFRPRFGIEREEKLPDGTTRKVSLLADKSYSKDSEIQDGYPEFTLASLKKLGWDTDLTEAEMATIMKVNPANPDAVSWSLDLSGGIQRVALKHGCVPYGNGKARMNAFGLPDPIPVHREPIYTPRVDLVEKYPTLPDAKQFRMPNIGFSVQKAAVEKGIAKQFPLILSSGRLVEYEGGGEETRTNPWLAELQQDMFIEINPADAADRGIKDGGWVWVTGAENNSKARMKALVTERVGKGVAWMPFHFGGWFAGKDLRGAYPKGTDPIVLGESANTITTYGYDPATGMQEPKVTLCQIAAA; from the coding sequence GTGCTTATCAAGCGAACACATCAACATTCCGGATCCGACCGCCGCGGCTCTGTCGCGGACGCGCTGGCAGGCCAAGCCGGCGGTCTTGATCGCCGCACCTTCCTGCGCCGGTCCGGTCTTGCGGGTGGCGCGCTCGCGGCGCTCGGCGTCATGCCGATGTCCGGCGTGCGCAAGGCGGAAGCCGCCGTGGCGGGCCCGCTGACCGCAGGCGCCGCCGTCAGGAAAAGCATCTGCACGCATTGTTCGGTCGGATGCACCGTGACCGCGGAAGTATTGAACGGGGTCTGGATCGGCCAGGAGCCGAGCTGGGAGTCTCCCATCAATCGCGGCTCGCATTGCGCGAAGGGCGCTTCCGTGCGCGAGCTGGTGCACAGCGAGCGGCGCTTGCGCTATCCGATGAAGCTCGTGAACGGACAATGGACGCGCGTCGCCTGGGAGACCGCGATCGACGAGATTGGCGACAAGATCGTCGAAGTTCGCGAGAAGTCAGGCCCCGACTCCGTCTATTGGCTCGGATCGGCCAAGATGACCAACGAAGGCGCCTATCTATTCCGCAAGCTCGGGGCGTTCTGGGGAACGAACAACACCGATCATCAGGCGCGGATTTGTCATTCCACCACCGTCACCGGCGTGGCCAACACCTGGGGCTACGGCGCGATGACCAACAGCTACAATGACATTCGCAATGCCAAGACCCAGGTCGTGCTGGGTGGCAATCCCGCGGAGGCGCATCCGGTATCGCTGCAGCATCTGCTCGAGGGCAAGGAGCTGCAAAGGGCCAACTTCATCGTCATCGACCCGCGCATGACGCGCACGGCGGCGCATGCGACGGAGTATGTGCGCATGCGGCCGGGAACGGATATCCCGGTGCTGTACGGCATGATGTGGCACATCCTGAACAACGGCTGGGAAGACAAGGAATTCATTCAGCAGCGCGTCTACGGCTTCGACGACCTCCGCAAGGAGGTGGAGAAGTGGACTCCGGAAGAGGTCGAGCGCGTCAGCGGCATTCCCGGCGAACAGCTCAAGCGCGTTGCCAAGATGTTCGCGACGGAGAAGCCGGCCACCCTGATCTGGGCCATGGGCCAGACCCAGAAGACGGTCGGCACCGCCAATGTCCGCGCAAGCTGCATTGCATTGCTGATGACCGGCAACGTCGGCAAGGCCGGTGCGGGTGCCAACATCTTCCGTGGCCATGACAACGTGCAGGGCGCGACCGACGTTGGGCTCGATATCGTGACACTGCCGTTCTACTACGGCCTCGCCGAGGGTGCGTGGAAGCACTGGTCGCGGGTCTGGGAGGTCGACTACGATTACCTGAAGTCGCGCTTCGATTCCAAACAGATCATGGAAACGCCCGGCATTCCGCTCACGCGCTGGTTCGAGGCGGTGACGCTGCCGAAAGATCAAGTCGCGCAGAAGGACAATGTGCGAGCGGTGTTCGTGCAGGGGCACGCTTCAAACAGCATCACCCGCATTCCGGAATCCCTTAAGGGCCTGAAGGCGCTCGAGTTGCTCGTCATTGCCGACCCGCATCCGACCACATGGGCCTCGCTTTCGGTCGAGGCGGGACGCAAAGACGGCGTCTATATTCTGCCGGTTGCGACGCAATTCGAGTGCAAGGGCTCGCGCGTCGCATCGAACCGGTCGCTGCAGTGGGGCGAGCAAATCGTCAAGCCGGTTTTCGAGTCGAAGGACGATCTCGAAGTCATCTATTTGATGGCGAAGAAGCTCGGCTTTGCCGACAAGATGTTCAAGAACATCAAGGTCGAGGGCAATCTTCCCGAGGCCGAGGACGTGCTGCGCGAGATGAATCGCGGGAGCTGGTCGACCGGCTATTGCGGGCAATCGCCGGAGCGGCTCAAGGCACACATGAAGAACCAGTCGAAGTTCGACATGTTGACGATGCGGGCGCCCAAGGACGATCCAGAGGTCGGCGGCGACTATTACGGTCTGCCCTGGCCATGCTGGGGGTCACCAGAGGTCAAGCATCCCGGTACGCCGCTGCTCTACAACACCAATCTGCACGTGATGGACGGCGGCGGCACGTTCCGGCCACGCTTCGGCATCGAGCGCGAGGAGAAGCTGCCGGACGGGACCACGCGCAAGGTCAGCCTGCTGGCGGACAAGTCCTATTCGAAAGATTCCGAAATCCAGGACGGCTATCCCGAATTCACGCTGGCGAGTCTGAAGAAGCTCGGCTGGGACACGGATCTCACCGAGGCTGAGATGGCCACGATCATGAAGGTCAATCCGGCCAATCCCGATGCGGTGTCGTGGTCGCTCGATCTCTCCGGGGGCATCCAGCGGGTCGCGCTCAAACACGGCTGCGTGCCCTATGGGAATGGCAAGGCACGCATGAACGCCTTCGGCCTGCCGGATCCGATTCCGGTCCATCGCGAGCCGATCTACACGCCACGCGTCGATCTCGTCGAGAAATACCCGACGCTACCCGATGCCAAGCAGTTCCGTATGCCCAATATCGGCTTCTCCGTGCAGAAGGCTGCCGTGGAAAAGGGGATTGCAAAGCAGTTTCCGCTCATCCTCTCCTCGGGTCGTCTGGTCGAGTATGAGGGCGGCGGCGAGGAGACGCGTACCAATCCGTGGCTTGCCGAACTGCAGCAGGACATGTTCATCGAGATCAATCCGGCCGATGCCGCTGATCGCGGCATCAAGGACGGCGGTTGGGTCTGGGTCACGGGCGCTGAGAACAATTCGAAGGCGCGGATGAAGGCGCTCGTCACCGAGCGTGTCGGCAAGGGTGTCGCGTGGATGCCGTTCCACTTCGGCGGCTGGTTCGCGGGGAAGGATCTTCGCGGCGCCTACCCGAAGGGGACCGATCCGATCGTTCTCGGCGAGAGTGCGAACACCATCACGACCTACGGATACGATCCCGCGACGGGCATGCAGGAGCCCAAGGTCACTCTTTGTCAGATTGCGGCGGCATAA
- a CDS encoding formate dehydrogenase subunit gamma: MASFGRFIRLAFGACALLLVTMGTPAGAQQVNPTASSVKEQQLLQELNRIQGRVSIPDQRSGVLEQPQGREWREFRNVTLRWIGGVAIIGMLAVLVIFYLTRGMVRLESGRSGRTIVRFTLFERFVHWMTATCFIILAISGLNITFGRPLLLPLIGFEAFSEWSQWAKYAHNYLSFPFTVGVVLIFLMWIAGNIPNKVDVAWLKRGGGIVGHDHPPAYRFNAGQKMIYWIVVIGGGLVAATGYELMFPFYISGIEGMQMAQIVHSIVAVLFVAAMIAHVYIGTIGMEGAFEAMGSGEVDVNWAREHHSLWLDEQTARTGPNDQRPRPATAAAE; encoded by the coding sequence ATGGCGTCATTTGGAAGGTTCATTCGCCTGGCGTTCGGCGCGTGCGCGCTGCTTTTGGTGACGATGGGGACTCCAGCGGGTGCACAACAGGTCAACCCGACCGCAAGCTCCGTCAAGGAGCAGCAACTGCTCCAGGAACTGAACCGGATCCAGGGCCGCGTCAGCATTCCGGATCAGAGGTCGGGCGTGCTCGAGCAGCCGCAGGGGCGCGAATGGCGAGAGTTTCGCAACGTCACGCTGCGATGGATCGGCGGCGTCGCGATTATCGGCATGCTGGCCGTGCTCGTGATCTTCTATCTCACCCGTGGCATGGTGCGTCTCGAAAGCGGGCGATCGGGGCGCACCATCGTGCGTTTCACGCTGTTTGAGCGCTTCGTGCATTGGATGACAGCCACCTGCTTCATCATCCTGGCCATATCAGGACTGAACATTACCTTCGGGCGGCCGCTGCTATTGCCGTTGATCGGCTTTGAGGCCTTCTCTGAGTGGTCCCAATGGGCGAAGTACGCCCACAACTATCTGAGTTTCCCGTTCACCGTCGGCGTCGTCCTGATCTTCCTGATGTGGATCGCCGGAAATATTCCGAACAAGGTGGATGTTGCATGGCTCAAGCGGGGAGGGGGCATTGTCGGTCATGATCATCCGCCGGCCTATCGCTTCAATGCCGGCCAGAAGATGATTTATTGGATCGTCGTGATCGGGGGCGGCCTCGTTGCAGCGACGGGATACGAACTGATGTTCCCGTTCTATATCAGCGGCATCGAAGGTATGCAGATGGCCCAGATTGTTCACTCCATTGTGGCCGTATTGTTCGTGGCCGCAATGATCGCGCATGTCTATATCGGCACGATCGGAATGGAGGGCGCGTTCGAGGCCATGGGGTCGGGCGAGGTCGACGTCAATTGGGCACGCGAACATCACAGCCTCTGGCTCGACGAGCAGACGGCGCGAACCGGACCGAACGATCAACGGCCGCGACCCGCGACCGCCGCCGCGGAATGA
- the fdh3B gene encoding formate dehydrogenase FDH3 subunit beta: protein MARMKFLCDADRCIECNACVTACKNEHEVPWGINRRRVVTINDGKPGERSISMACMHCTDAPCAAVCPVNCFYTTADGVVLHSKDLCIGCGYCFYACPFGAPQYPKVGNFGSRGKMDKCTYCAGGPEADGSREEYEKYGANRLAEGKLPLCAEMCSTKSLLAGDGEIIAQIYKERVMKRGYGSGAWGWKTAYRETIES, encoded by the coding sequence ATGGCACGTATGAAATTCCTCTGCGACGCCGACCGTTGCATCGAATGCAATGCCTGCGTCACTGCTTGCAAGAACGAGCACGAGGTGCCCTGGGGCATCAACCGGCGCCGCGTCGTCACCATCAATGACGGCAAGCCGGGCGAGCGATCGATCTCAATGGCCTGCATGCACTGCACTGACGCACCTTGCGCGGCGGTGTGCCCTGTGAATTGCTTCTATACCACCGCCGATGGCGTGGTGCTGCACTCCAAGGACCTCTGCATCGGCTGCGGATATTGCTTCTACGCCTGTCCGTTCGGCGCTCCGCAATATCCCAAGGTCGGAAACTTCGGCTCGCGCGGCAAGATGGACAAGTGCACCTACTGCGCCGGCGGTCCCGAGGCCGACGGCAGCAGGGAGGAATACGAGAAGTACGGCGCGAACCGGCTCGCCGAGGGCAAGCTGCCGCTGTGTGCCGAGATGTGCTCGACCAAGTCGTTGCTCGCAGGCGACGGCGAGATTATCGCCCAGATCTACAAGGAACGCGTGATGAAGCGAGGCTACGGCTCCGGAGCGTGGGGCTGGAAGACCGCGTATCGCGAAACAATCGAGTCCTGA
- a CDS encoding GntR family transcriptional regulator, with protein MKVRREQKRLLAAEIGAAILQGDYRPGEWLRQIDLEEAFAAKRFEVRGALAQLAASGMVAHVENRGYRVAQPDMNVVREMLAIRILLEVEAATQALPNIGQTELERIKEAQRAFEEAVARGSKADQANTNATFHDEIYRHASNQSLARLIVEIRNRARPGPIALWPSYADLQRSAAHHVEIVAAIEARDVEALVAAIRRHVAESGANYPARNHSPIAGRSEASG; from the coding sequence ATGAAAGTACGGCGGGAGCAGAAGCGACTGCTGGCGGCGGAAATCGGAGCCGCGATTCTGCAAGGCGACTATCGACCGGGCGAATGGTTGCGCCAGATCGATTTGGAAGAAGCGTTCGCTGCGAAGCGCTTCGAGGTTCGCGGCGCGCTCGCGCAACTCGCCGCAAGCGGAATGGTGGCCCACGTCGAAAATCGTGGATATCGGGTTGCGCAACCGGACATGAACGTCGTTCGCGAGATGCTCGCCATCCGCATCCTCCTCGAGGTCGAGGCCGCCACGCAGGCGTTACCCAATATCGGACAGACCGAACTCGAGAGGATAAAAGAGGCTCAGAGGGCGTTCGAAGAAGCTGTGGCGCGCGGCAGCAAAGCAGACCAGGCAAACACAAACGCGACCTTCCACGACGAAATCTATCGCCATGCATCGAACCAATCATTGGCCAGGCTTATCGTCGAGATTCGTAATCGCGCCAGACCAGGTCCGATTGCCTTGTGGCCGTCGTATGCCGACCTACAAAGAAGCGCAGCACACCACGTCGAGATCGTCGCTGCAATCGAGGCGCGCGACGTCGAAGCACTCGTTGCAGCCATACGGCGTCACGTTGCCGAATCAGGCGCCAACTATCCGGCACGCAATCACAGCCCCATCGCTGGACGTTCCGAAGCCTCTGGTTGA
- a CDS encoding twin-arginine translocation signal domain-containing protein, with protein MNDEKKAAAGRRDFLRKVGIGAVGASATLATPLVGSAEADSENNDEKRKARYKESDHVKAFYRVNRYPA; from the coding sequence ATGAACGACGAAAAGAAAGCGGCCGCCGGACGGCGGGACTTCCTTCGCAAGGTCGGCATCGGCGCAGTGGGCGCGAGCGCAACGCTGGCGACGCCGCTCGTCGGCTCCGCTGAGGCCGACAGCGAGAACAATGATGAGAAGCGCAAGGCGCGCTACAAGGAATCCGATCACGTGAAGGCCTTTTATCGCGTCAACCGCTATCCCGCCTGA